From one Corvus cornix cornix isolate S_Up_H32 chromosome 21, ASM73873v5, whole genome shotgun sequence genomic stretch:
- the GPR157 gene encoding G-protein coupled receptor 157 isoform X1, with amino-acid sequence MSCALSLGKEVSIVKERRRQQPRRLFVPLPAVTLLSAARAGFSIEREKGFSGLRGRGGFAPCAPAGAAPDPDPGPGGDSLGSGGRGAGPASHDGGGGSGPAAPGAAPAAPALAFPAGPAAPDRALRSLRQSAPGTADRALRTEGSGHSGRALRTERARPAGCIALSPRSSPLSPRSSPLSPRSSPLSPGSGRAMAAPLPPTPLFAAERGAVLVSCALSCVGSALLLCTHAQWPELRTRPRQLLLYLSLADLLSALSYFYGVLQDFERTSWDCVLQGALSTFANTSSFFWTMAIALYLYLTIVRGSPTGTGLLWCFHAVSWGVPLAITVAAVALKKIGYDASNVSVGWCWVNLDAEDRLLWMLLTGKVWEILAYVTLPVLYILIKKHINRAHAALSEYRPILPGAPALQPRTSIADKKLILIPVIFIFLRIWSTVRFILTLCNSPAVQNSVLVVLHGIGNTFQGGANCIMFVLCTRVVRARLLSLLCCGHCDELDWPVQGSNSSWQRPQPHKDKDVPGPEQTKPLLSST; translated from the exons ATGAGTTGTGCGCTGTCCTTGGGGAAGGAGGTGTCGATAGTAAAGGAGAGGAGGCGACAGCAACCCAGGCGTTTATTTGTCCCGCTTCCTGCTGTGACGCTGCTCTCGGCGGCCAGGGCGGGTTTTTCgattgaaagagaaaagggcTTTTCTGGGCTGCGGGGCCGCGGTGGGTTCGCTCCGTGCGCCCCAGCGGGAGCGGctcccgatcccgatcccggtCCCGGCGGGGATTCCCTCGGGAGCGGGGGCAGAGGGGCCGGCCCGGCCTCACATGACGGCGGGGGCGGGTcgggccccgccgctcccggagCTGCTCCTGCGGCTCCTGCGCTCGCCTTCCCAGCCGGTCCCGCGGCTCCGGACAGAGCGCTCCGGTCACTCCGGCAGAGCGCTCCGGGCACTGCGGACAGGGCACTCCGGACAGAGGGCTCCGGTCACTCCGGCAGAG CGCTCCGGACAGAGCGCGCCCGTCCCGCGGGCTGCATCGCGCTGTCCCCTCGCTCCTCTCCGCTGTCCCCTCGCTCCTCTCCGCTGTCCCCTCGCTCCTCCCCGCTGTCCCCCGGCTCGGGCCGGGCCATGgccgccccgctgccccccACGCCGCTGTTCGCGGCCGAGCGCGGGGCCGTGCTGGTGTCGTGCGCGCTGTCCTGCGTGGGCTCCgcgctgctgctctgcacccaCGCGCAGTGGCCGGAGCTGCGGACGCGGCCGCGGCAGCTGCTGCTCTACCTGTCCCTGGCGGACCTGCTCTCGGCCCTCTCCTACTTCTACGGGGTGCTGCAGGACTTCGAGCGCACCTCGTGGGACTGCGTGCTGCAGGGCGCCCTGTCCACCTTCGCCAACACCAGCTCCTTCTTCTGGACCATGGCCATCGCCCTCTACCTCTACCTCACCATCGTCAGGGGCTCGCCCACGGGCACGGGCTTGCTCTGGTGCTTCCACGCCGTGAG CTGGGGTGTCCCCCTGGCCATCACGGTGGCGGCTGTGGCTCTGAAGAAGATCGGCTACGACGCCTCCAATGTTTCTGTGGGCTGGTGCTGGGTCAACCTGGATGCTGAGGATCGGCTCCTGTGGATGCTGCTGACGGGGAAGGTCTGGGAGATCCTGGCCTATGTGACCCTGCCAGTGCTCTACATCCTCATCAAGAAGCACATTAACAGAGCA CACGCCGCGCTCTCCGAGTATCGGCCCATCCTCCCGGGAGCCCCGGCCCTGCAGCCCCGCACCTCCATAGCAGACAAGAAGCTCATCCTCATCCCCGtcatcttcatcttcctccGCATCTGGAGCACAGTGCGGTTCATCCTGACCCTCTGCAACTCCCCCGCCGTGCAGAACTCCGTCCTGGTTGTCCTGCAC GGAATTGGAAACACGTTCCAAGGAGGAGCCAACTGCATCATGTTCGTGCTGTGCACACGGGTGGTCCGGGCTCGGCTGCTCTCCCTCCTTTGCTGTGGTCACTGTGACGAGCTGGACTGGCCTGTGCAGGGATCCAACAGCTCCTGGCAGCGCCCACAGCCCCACAAGGACAAGGATGTGCCCGGCCCCGAACAGACGAAGCcgctgctctccagcacctgA
- the GPR157 gene encoding G-protein coupled receptor 157 isoform X2 — MTAGAGRAPPLPELLLRLLRSPSQPVPRLRTERSGHSGRALRALRTGHSGQRAPVTPAERSGHRGQGTPDRGLRSLRQSAPGTAGRALRQSAPGTADRALRSLRTERARPAGCIALSPRSSPLSPRSSPLSPRSSPLSPGSGRAMAAPLPPTPLFAAERGAVLVSCALSCVGSALLLCTHAQWPELRTRPRQLLLYLSLADLLSALSYFYGVLQDFERTSWDCVLQGALSTFANTSSFFWTMAIALYLYLTIVRGSPTGTGLLWCFHAVSWGVPLAITVAAVALKKIGYDASNVSVGWCWVNLDAEDRLLWMLLTGKVWEILAYVTLPVLYILIKKHINRAHAALSEYRPILPGAPALQPRTSIADKKLILIPVIFIFLRIWSTVRFILTLCNSPAVQNSVLVVLHGIGNTFQGGANCIMFVLCTRVVRARLLSLLCCGHCDELDWPVQGSNSSWQRPQPHKDKDVPGPEQTKPLLSST; from the exons ATGACGGCGGGGGCGGGTcgggccccgccgctcccggagCTGCTCCTGCGGCTCCTGCGCTCGCCTTCCCAGCCGGTCCCGCGGCTCCGGACAGAGCGCTCCGGTCACTCCGGCAGAGCGCTCCGGGCACTGCGGACAGGGCACTCCGGACAGAGGGCTCCGGTCACTCCGGCAGAGCGCTCCGGGCACCGCGGACAGGGCACTCCGGACAGAGGGCTCCGGTCACTCCGGCAGAGCGCTCCGGGCACTGCGGGCCGGGCACTCCGGCAGAGCGCTCCGGGCACCGCGGACAGAGCGCTCCGGTCGCTCCGGACAGAGCGCGCCCGTCCCGCGGGCTGCATCGCGCTGTCCCCTCGCTCCTCTCCGCTGTCCCCTCGCTCCTCTCCGCTGTCCCCTCGCTCCTCCCCGCTGTCCCCCGGCTCGGGCCGGGCCATGgccgccccgctgccccccACGCCGCTGTTCGCGGCCGAGCGCGGGGCCGTGCTGGTGTCGTGCGCGCTGTCCTGCGTGGGCTCCgcgctgctgctctgcacccaCGCGCAGTGGCCGGAGCTGCGGACGCGGCCGCGGCAGCTGCTGCTCTACCTGTCCCTGGCGGACCTGCTCTCGGCCCTCTCCTACTTCTACGGGGTGCTGCAGGACTTCGAGCGCACCTCGTGGGACTGCGTGCTGCAGGGCGCCCTGTCCACCTTCGCCAACACCAGCTCCTTCTTCTGGACCATGGCCATCGCCCTCTACCTCTACCTCACCATCGTCAGGGGCTCGCCCACGGGCACGGGCTTGCTCTGGTGCTTCCACGCCGTGAG CTGGGGTGTCCCCCTGGCCATCACGGTGGCGGCTGTGGCTCTGAAGAAGATCGGCTACGACGCCTCCAATGTTTCTGTGGGCTGGTGCTGGGTCAACCTGGATGCTGAGGATCGGCTCCTGTGGATGCTGCTGACGGGGAAGGTCTGGGAGATCCTGGCCTATGTGACCCTGCCAGTGCTCTACATCCTCATCAAGAAGCACATTAACAGAGCA CACGCCGCGCTCTCCGAGTATCGGCCCATCCTCCCGGGAGCCCCGGCCCTGCAGCCCCGCACCTCCATAGCAGACAAGAAGCTCATCCTCATCCCCGtcatcttcatcttcctccGCATCTGGAGCACAGTGCGGTTCATCCTGACCCTCTGCAACTCCCCCGCCGTGCAGAACTCCGTCCTGGTTGTCCTGCAC GGAATTGGAAACACGTTCCAAGGAGGAGCCAACTGCATCATGTTCGTGCTGTGCACACGGGTGGTCCGGGCTCGGCTGCTCTCCCTCCTTTGCTGTGGTCACTGTGACGAGCTGGACTGGCCTGTGCAGGGATCCAACAGCTCCTGGCAGCGCCCACAGCCCCACAAGGACAAGGATGTGCCCGGCCCCGAACAGACGAAGCcgctgctctccagcacctgA